The proteins below are encoded in one region of Winogradskyella helgolandensis:
- a CDS encoding phospho-sugar mutase produces MIHIKPEILERVNSWLTPTFDDNSQKEIKQMIASNPKELEESFYKDLEFGTGGMRGIMGLGTNRINKYTLGKNTQGLSNYLKQSFPNEDIKVAIAYDCRHNSKTFGKLVADVFSANGIKVFLFEDLRPTPELSFALKHLNCHCGIVLTASHNPPEYNGYKVYWQDGGQLVPPQDAAVIAEINRLDYSEIKFETNSDLIQYIGKDVDDVFIDASVKNGSFDTSKEAKENLNIVFTSLHGTSITAIPETLKRAGYTNVNIVEEQRVPNGDFPTVVSPNPEEPEALKMAIALAGKVDGDIVIGTDPDCDRLGVVVRNLENELVILNGNQTMILMTNFLLKQWKNENKINGNQFIASTIVSTPMMSVLGDSYDVECKIGLTGFKWIAKMIKDFPTMDFIGGGEESFGFMVGDFVRDKDAVTSTLLAIEIAAQAKEKGKTIYQELIDLYVEHGFFKERLVSITKKGIEGAQEIKQMMIDARENPLKEINGEKVVLIEDYQLSISKNLQTNEETTIDIPKSNVLIYYTENGSKIALRPSGTEPKIKFYISVNTDLDNTADFASKEQLLNDRINAILADMNLQ; encoded by the coding sequence ATGATACACATTAAACCAGAAATTTTAGAACGCGTAAATTCTTGGCTAACACCAACTTTTGATGACAATTCTCAAAAAGAAATAAAGCAGATGATTGCCTCTAACCCAAAAGAATTAGAAGAAAGCTTTTATAAAGATCTTGAATTTGGAACTGGTGGTATGCGAGGTATTATGGGACTAGGAACCAACCGAATTAACAAATACACTTTAGGAAAAAACACACAAGGCTTAAGTAATTATTTAAAGCAATCGTTTCCTAACGAAGATATTAAAGTAGCTATTGCCTACGATTGTAGACATAATAGTAAAACGTTTGGAAAGCTCGTTGCTGATGTATTTTCTGCCAATGGTATTAAAGTCTTTTTGTTTGAGGATTTAAGACCAACACCAGAATTATCATTTGCTTTAAAACATTTAAACTGCCATTGTGGTATCGTTTTAACAGCATCTCATAATCCACCAGAATACAATGGTTACAAAGTATATTGGCAAGATGGGGGGCAATTAGTACCACCACAAGATGCTGCTGTAATTGCAGAAATAAACCGTTTAGATTATTCTGAAATTAAATTTGAAACGAATTCAGATTTAATTCAATATATAGGCAAAGATGTTGATGACGTTTTTATAGATGCTTCTGTAAAAAATGGCAGTTTTGATACTTCAAAAGAAGCTAAAGAAAATTTAAATATTGTATTTACGTCTCTTCACGGTACCTCTATCACAGCAATTCCAGAAACACTAAAGCGCGCAGGTTATACTAACGTTAATATTGTTGAAGAACAACGTGTTCCTAATGGAGATTTTCCAACGGTAGTGTCTCCAAATCCTGAAGAACCAGAAGCTTTAAAAATGGCTATAGCACTTGCAGGAAAAGTTGATGGAGATATTGTTATTGGTACAGATCCAGATTGCGATCGTTTGGGAGTTGTGGTGCGAAACTTAGAAAATGAATTGGTGATTCTTAACGGAAATCAAACGATGATTTTAATGACTAATTTTCTATTAAAACAATGGAAAAATGAAAATAAAATAAACGGAAACCAATTTATAGCCTCTACAATTGTATCTACTCCAATGATGTCTGTTTTGGGTGATTCTTATGACGTAGAGTGTAAAATTGGATTAACTGGTTTTAAATGGATTGCAAAAATGATTAAAGACTTCCCAACCATGGATTTTATTGGAGGAGGTGAAGAAAGTTTTGGATTTATGGTAGGTGACTTTGTTCGCGATAAAGATGCTGTAACTTCTACGCTATTAGCTATTGAAATTGCTGCACAAGCAAAAGAAAAAGGTAAAACTATATATCAAGAATTAATTGATCTATATGTTGAACATGGTTTCTTTAAAGAGCGCTTAGTGTCTATAACTAAAAAAGGAATTGAAGGAGCACAAGAAATTAAACAAATGATGATTGATGCTAGAGAAAATCCGCTAAAAGAAATCAACGGCGAAAAAGTAGTCTTAATTGAAGATTACCAATTATCTATTTCTAAGAACCTTCAGACAAATGAAGAAACAACTATAGATATTCCAAAATCTAACGTATTAATTTACTACACTGAAAACGGAAGTAAAATTGCACTTAGACCAAGTGGTACAGAGCCAAAAATAAAATTCTACATCAGCGTAAATACTGATCTTGACAATACGGCAGACTTTGCATCAAAGGAGCAGTTATTGAATGATAGAATTAATGCGATTTTAGCAGACATGAATTTACAGTAG
- a CDS encoding ABC transporter ATP-binding protein, protein MNYIKKLIPFALPYKRYAYLNIFFNILYALFSTLSFIALIPVFKVIFSDQRVIKDKPVWQGWLELQSYGEDYLNYFMVDTIEKHGDFKVLMMMVGVIISMFLLKNISNYLAMYFITFLRNGVLKDIRNKLYDKIITLPLAFYSEKSKGDTISRVSADVNEVRNSFLAILEMIVREPLTILFSLVSMLILSPKLTLFVLVFIPISGFIISKIGKSLKKGSLKVQKEQGVFLSVLEETMGGLRIIKAFNVEKMFAGKFEDSNDRYYKYSNKLLNRQNLASPLSELLGIIVIGVLLVYGGYLVFVDKTMDASFFVGYITLAYNILTPAKAIAKASYSVKRGDGAANRILEFLETENNIVEIENPIEKQTFETEITLNNISFKYENHYVLKNFSLTIPKGKSIALVGQSGSGKSTIANLVTRFYDVNEGNISIDGENIKNLSKKSLRGFLGLVNQDSILFNDTVANNLRVGKEDASDDEIIEALKIANAWEFVKDLPQGIHTNIGDSGGKISGGQKQRINIARAVLKNSPIMILDEATSALDTESERLVQDALEKMMKNRTSIVIAHRLSTIQNADSIVVMQKGEIAEQGTHAELIAKNGVYKKLVDMQSFE, encoded by the coding sequence ATGAATTACATAAAAAAACTCATACCTTTTGCTTTACCATACAAAAGGTATGCGTATTTAAATATTTTCTTTAATATTTTATATGCCCTTTTTAGCACACTTTCATTTATAGCTTTAATACCTGTATTTAAAGTTATTTTTAGTGATCAACGTGTTATAAAAGATAAACCTGTTTGGCAAGGTTGGTTAGAATTACAGAGTTACGGTGAAGACTACCTTAACTATTTTATGGTTGATACTATTGAAAAACACGGTGACTTTAAAGTGTTGATGATGATGGTAGGAGTCATAATTAGTATGTTCTTACTTAAAAATATTTCTAATTATCTCGCTATGTATTTCATTACGTTTTTACGAAATGGAGTTTTAAAAGATATACGTAATAAACTATATGACAAGATAATAACACTGCCATTGGCATTTTACTCGGAAAAATCTAAAGGTGACACTATATCTAGAGTTAGTGCAGATGTTAATGAGGTAAGAAACTCATTTCTTGCTATACTAGAAATGATAGTAAGAGAACCACTTACTATTTTATTTTCATTAGTTTCAATGCTTATTCTTAGTCCTAAGCTAACGTTATTTGTTCTGGTATTTATTCCTATATCAGGTTTTATTATTTCTAAAATTGGTAAATCTTTAAAGAAAGGTTCATTAAAAGTTCAAAAAGAACAAGGAGTCTTTCTATCCGTTTTAGAAGAGACTATGGGAGGTTTAAGAATTATCAAAGCCTTTAACGTAGAAAAAATGTTTGCTGGTAAATTTGAAGATAGTAATGACAGGTACTATAAATATTCTAACAAATTACTAAACAGACAAAATTTAGCCTCTCCATTAAGTGAATTATTGGGTATTATTGTTATTGGAGTGCTACTCGTTTATGGTGGATACCTCGTTTTTGTAGATAAAACCATGGACGCTAGTTTCTTTGTTGGGTATATTACATTAGCCTATAATATTCTTACACCTGCAAAAGCAATTGCAAAAGCTAGCTATAGTGTAAAACGTGGTGATGGTGCCGCTAATAGAATTCTTGAGTTCTTAGAGACAGAGAATAACATCGTAGAAATTGAAAACCCAATAGAAAAGCAAACTTTTGAAACCGAAATTACGCTCAATAATATTTCATTTAAATATGAAAATCACTACGTTTTAAAGAACTTCAGCTTAACAATCCCAAAAGGAAAATCTATAGCACTTGTTGGGCAATCTGGAAGTGGAAAAAGTACTATCGCTAATCTCGTCACTCGTTTTTACGATGTAAATGAAGGTAATATCTCTATTGATGGTGAAAATATTAAGAATCTGTCTAAAAAATCTTTAAGAGGATTCTTAGGCTTAGTTAATCAGGATTCTATATTGTTTAATGATACGGTTGCTAATAATTTAAGAGTAGGAAAAGAAGACGCTAGCGATGATGAAATTATAGAAGCTTTAAAAATTGCGAATGCTTGGGAATTTGTTAAAGACTTACCACAAGGTATACACACTAACATTGGAGATTCTGGTGGTAAAATTTCTGGTGGACAAAAACAACGTATAAACATTGCAAGAGCTGTACTTAAGAATTCTCCAATAATGATTCTAGATGAAGCTACCTCAGCTTTAGATACTGAAAGCGAACGTTTAGTGCAAGATGCATTAGAAAAAATGATGAAAAACAGAACTTCTATTGTTATTGCACATAGACTTTCTACGATTCAAAATGCAGATTCAATAGTGGTAATGCAAAAAGGAGAAATTGCTGAACAAGGTACACATGCAGAATTGATTGCTAAAAACGGTGTTTACAAGAAGCTTGTTGATATGCAAAGCTTTGAGTAA